The DNA sequence AGATTAGCTGTTTGATTTGAATTTAAAGGAAGAAGATTGATTGGAATATGCATTAATTTTGAAGAGGATTTACATGGTAATGAAGAAGAGTATATGCTAAATTAAAGTTTATACAATccaccaaaatttttttctataatttgtAGTATCAGTGCTAGCTCCAATTGTAGATCAGAAGTTGCAGAGATTTGTTGCATATTCTTATAAGCGGTTTCAATGGCTTTCCATCTAAAACAGATACTGGAATGAAATTTGGGTAAACAGATAAAGAGACAAAGGAACAAGACCACATACCATGATGTTAGGGTAACCATAGGAAGCTGCAGAAGATGAAGAATAAGAGAAAGAAGATGATGGTACGGACGAATAAGCTGATTGCATTCTGATATCCTCCTGCAGTTTTATCAACCCATTAGCCCCATAACCTAATTTTCAACATGCACACATCcctcagagagagagagagagagagagggctaCCTGGTTGAAATTAGAAGCGTAGGAGCCATGAAGAGAGGGATGGAAGCCAGAACCCATTTGGCCATGTAATCTGATCTTCTCCAATTGTGCAACGCCAAGGCCTCTCTGTGGTTGCTTAGGCTTGTCCGAGTTactcttctttccttttcttgaaGACCCACCTCTTTCATTTCCCAAGTTTGGCTCTCCAAAATAACTGCTCCCCATACTCTTCTCTTCGATCTCCTTCCTTGTGATATGTGTGTGTTAGAGAATTGCGAGAGATTTGATCTGCAGAGCTTTGCTTTGCTTTCTTTGCGAATCCCAAGCTTTCTCTTACTGCAAAACTTTCAGAAAAACACAGCAACTGTTGATCCTCTCAGAGATCTCCAACACCCTTTTTAAGCTGTTTGCTCTCCTCCCCAGTAATTATTGCATCGCTGGATCAGATTTTCTTTAGATTTAATAGAAATATATACTTAGATTTTatgcttttttccttttttttttttttttttttctctctccacCTTCTCCTCTGCCTCATTTTTATAACTCCTatattaaattcattatttttattatttcatgaatgactatttaattaattcattaatattatattatatttgcttttagctatggactttgtagacTATGACTTGATAACGATTGTCTCCCATTTAATGTCATATAAAATTCTTATACTGCAACAGATCTTACGCGTTCATGctcttatttatttaattatttttataatattatgcaTGTATTCCATTCGTAcatcctaaaaaaaaaaacccaccattgatataataatatattgcaTGATTTTTCTTAAgtgatgaaaaaataataaaaattgaatttgattaaggtaattttattaatttgtgtATTTAACATATAGAATTAAAAGAAACAAGGCCCATAATTGTGGATTGTATAAATCTCATTGACAGCTTTGTGATCCAAAATGGTTAGTGTCTGATTAggttttaattaatgaaaaaaataaattaattaaataatataaggtaattaaaataattatatgggAAGGATTAAATGCAAAATACGTTTTAAATTTGacccaaattaaaaaaaaaaaaaaaagatggtgATAATTAAGTAGATATTATAGAAGGAACCAAATCTAATTGAGCTGTTTCACGCATGATTTGTGGGTCATATTTTATGAGTTGTTGTGTGGTGGAAAGTGAGAATCCTCCAATTTCTTATACAAGCATGTGAACAAATGCAATTACCAAAGACCCCACTGCTCCCTCCCTTCCAAAATCCTGCCATGTGTCACTTAATTAACACcaacttaattattttattatcatttcatTACCAATATCCTCATCtaaacaaatattttattttaatttccacCTTATGGCCTTAGCTGCTTATGCTTTTGAGTTTGAGAAAATCCTAAAacacattaattaatttttaatttttcaaattattccctattttatcttattatttaaaattataaacacTAAATAACTTTAACTCtacaaataaaagaattatactTATAATTATAGAGACTAAAGCTAAATAGAAAAAGATGGAAATTAGATTAACCACAATCAAAAAGTTCTTCAAGCTTTAATTAACCTCATAGCATGTTAATTAAGCCTAATTCATAGGTACCTAGGTTTTTTTAGCTCCACTAAACTCTTTGATTTACCTCCATTACCTTAAAAAATTTGTAGGTCCCACTTTTTATTTCAGCTGAAACTGCACACTTAATTaagtttctctttttttttttaaattaaattagcgCATGGTAGTAAGAGATTGGAGAGAGAAGTtcacattaattaattaatttaataatttaatagttaatatAAGTTCAAAGTTTTATGAATGAATGtatcaaaatttatatatatttatatgattaaaataaaataatataatagttTTCCTTATTAAAATATACTTGAGGCTTGaattttttaacataataataaataatatatttttacattaGTCAAAATGTGGAACCCAATTCCACCCATGGCCCCATACAAAATCGCGTGTTCCATAGCTCACCTTTCAAAATATCGCTTACCGAAGCATACCTTCTGTATTTAATATGAGCTTCAACTAATGtgaaaatgaaattaataatcgttaattaaatattttatttttatttatataaaattaattaataaattaatttaatataaattttatctcATATAAAAACAAGTTTAATAACAGTATAATTAGATTAAATAAATGTAtcaaaatttttacataattctCGTACTAGAttgatatttaatatatataaatatttaatataatgttttatcgttacatttatttaaatgaGATATTATCAATCTCATTCTCATATAATCTCCGGTGTCGTTTAAATTcaacaaattaaatattattagttGGTGCAGTGGTCTACATGCAGCCAAGGCAATAACGCTGTTCGACTACCGATGCTTGACGCAACTGTGAACAAATTAAAAGGAAAGCCTACTTagacttattaaaaaaatacgcTGCctactaattatatatatacatatatatattttttttattttattgatgtcGTGAATCAGATGGTTCCAACCAATTAATGTTCTGTTTTGATAATATTCAAAATCAGACTTCTTTCtcatcttatttttataaatttttttgtcaTTACAAGAAATCGGCTGACAACCcccaagaaaaagagaagatattGGCTAATGGTAGTACTGCCATGTGTCACAGCCATCTGTCTATATATATTATGATAATCTGTCTATATATGTATACTATTATGATTATAtaagggaaaaataaaaaaaaaaaaaaagagagacaaAGTCTAGTGGGAAGAGATGTAGAGAATATGATATGCATCTATAGTAGATTGTGGGCACATGTAGAAGAAATCCACATGATCTGCCAAAACAATATAATCCCCATGAAAACGCTGTCTCTGTGTTTGCTAAACCCCTcattatcatattttttatattattactatgaattttaattttcaataagataatttaaatattaattaactaaAGCACACTGGTTAGTTTTCTTTacgttatttttttttattggttagttttcttgaattttaatataaaattgtgACGTATTATTTAAGGGTTTTGTGATAATAAGTATCCCATACGATTCTTCAAAAACACGTTtttatgactttttttttttctggagtTTGTAATTCTAATCAATCGCCATATGCTTATAAtacttattttgattttaaaagaaGTAATTAAATATCAACCAACCATTTGACAAAgtgcatattaaaaaatttaaatttttttttggaatgAGAATCGTAGATTGTAGAAGTAGAATCTGAGACGTATCAGATTTGCtcagatatatttattatcagacTGAATATGtaagaataaaaatatgaatttcaTGAGTTCAAAATTATagggaaaaaaataatttcttgtattgatatttttcaatttaattttatatgtcaataagattaaatcaattgaaTTTTGTGATTTATGTTaaaaagttttttaattaataaataatgcgaattttcagttttattgtataaatatttaatttaacaatagaaaattataattatttttatttttatttttatttttattttaaaaagagaGAGATTAAGACAACTTGATTTTGACATGAAAGGATAACTATTTGCATATAGCAAATTTAATACGGTCAAGTTAGCTGGTGAGGTACTCAATATATATGAATTTGATTGATACCAATCCCTTTCACAATCTTCAAATCATGCACTTAAATTAGGATTCATACAACTTTTACTATACTCGAGTTAAATGGTAATTAAAAAAGTAAgctaaatttattgatttcgtccaaaaagttttttaaaaaaaatattattttaacttaaaaatcaagaaatttaatttttattattgtattttttactTAAATTGAGTTTGTATTAAAACTtctgaaataatttaaaaagtttaaaataaaataaattaaaaatataattaagcaTTAATTAAATTCTGGGAATTTTTTTATGTAGAATCTAATATCTTGTTatgtaatttttgtttttttctagACTTTTACTTcttagaatttaaaatatattattattattattgctgCTAATGAATTTACACTGCTTGAAGTactaaaatgaataaataaataaagcttCTGCTACACCACAATCTTTCTTTTCAGTTTTCACATGAAATAACAACTATTCAATTGCCAACAAggcttcttttcctttttttttttaaaaaaaaatctgttaTAAATGAATTTAATCCCCACAAAAATTATCCACAGTATTTGCATGTGCAAAAAGCTATAttttatcagaaaaaaaaaaaaaaaaaaaaaaaaaaaaaaaaaactccatgGAAACAGCTTGGTTTGATACACCATGTGTTGAGCAGAAAGAGAGAGTCCATTAATGATTTAAATAAATGTGCATGATTGGGTTGATGAATCTCTTATAGATACCTAGATCTTCTGCAAGCCTTGCAAAGCCAAGTATCATAAAATAATACCCATAAATCCATATTTAGCTTAAGTGGAAGATTTTCTTCTACTATAATATAATTGCAAGAAGTCTCCATGAAATGTATAATTAGGGTTTCTGAACTGGAAATGGGTCCTTGGAAACCACAGCAGCTCCTGATGAATCCTGATACTGTCCCACATGTGGAGATGCTGCAGGATTCAACACTTGGCTCCTTTTAGATATATGGCACTACCAGCTCTACagccaaaaaaatatataaaaaataaaataaaataaagcttAATTATGATCAGAAAGGTCCCACAATGACTAGGACAAATGGGGTAATATTAATGCATTAGGGTACTGAGTTTGTCTCCTGTGCCCTTCAGAAAGACTCATTTCAAAACCAACATCCCTAGTGCTCTTATGATCTATCTTGGATATGGCCTTCTGAtgtttttgattttaaattataattaatatcccTTAACCTCCATTTTAAGAATCCTCACAGTGTGAACATTATGATCTTGCTTTTataatactattattattatttagttcatcAATGATAATGTCTTAAGAGCATTGCTTTTGGGTAATTAAGCATAGAAAATTTGATGATCTGTCTCCTACATTTCTTCATACTTAAACTTGAGATTCCTCATCTGCTTTAAAGATTTAGTCTActgattaaaatcaaaatttttatcgAAATAAAATTATCTTGACTTTATTGCTAGATTATATCAAATCTTCAGTATTATTGATAATGTAATTATCTTTAAAATCGTAAActttcaaattcaaattcaatcatAATCAATTGTGAAAAAGggttaattaattttgaagccaatttttatttaatattgtaGATTATGTGTTTTAGTTGACCCATTTTCCCTTAATTGGAATTCTGATCACATAACAACATAGAGATTATGTTATgccttaattaattaaaccaCACTTATAAAGCTAAACTTGT is a window from the Manihot esculenta cultivar AM560-2 chromosome 16, M.esculenta_v8, whole genome shotgun sequence genome containing:
- the LOC110604161 gene encoding protein SPEAR3; its protein translation is MGSSYFGEPNLGNERGGSSRKGKKSNSDKPKQPQRGLGVAQLEKIRLHGQMGSGFHPSLHGSYASNFNQEDIRMQSAYSSVPSSSFSYSSSSAASYGYPNIMMGLGDHYERSNIRYGDSQPSTGASWHPGNNFYEAPHFAQGGSTRHLLNLQVEDPNKSKKHRSDSMGSSSQNSESSDNQEPDLELRLSI